The following coding sequences are from one Gossypium raimondii isolate GPD5lz chromosome 4, ASM2569854v1, whole genome shotgun sequence window:
- the LOC105780367 gene encoding E3 ubiquitin-protein ligase AIRP2, with protein sequence MRKSFKDSLKALEADIQFANTLASDYPREYDGACLQMRLSYSPVAHFFLFLVQWTDCHLAGALGFLRILIYKAYADGKTTMSIHERKASIREFYGVIFPSLLQLSRGITDVDDRKQKEICASKFSKRDELNKGKVSEIDLEREEECGICMEMRSKIVLPTCNHSMCMKCYRTWRIRSQSCPFCRDSLKRVDSGDLWIYTSKNEIVDLASISRDNMKRLFMYIEKLPQIVPDPKIVSYDPQHQR encoded by the exons GGCTTCTGATTATCCAAGAGAATATGATGGTGCCTGTCTTCAGATGAGATTATCTTACAGTCCAGTTGCACATTTCTTCCTTTTCCTTGTTCAGTGGACTGATTGTCATCTTGCTGGTGCCTTGGGGTTTCTCAGGATTCTTATATACAAG GCTTATGCTGATGGTAAAACCACCATGTCTATTCATGAAAGGAAAGCTAGCATAAGAGAATTCTATG GGGTGATATTTCCCTCGTTATTGCAACTATCTCGAGGAATTACGGATGTGGATGACAGGAAACAGAAGGAAATTTGTGCTTCAAAGTTCTCGAAAAGAGATGAACTGAATAAAGGAAAGGTCTCCGAAATCGACTTAGAGAGGGAAGAAGAATGTGGGATTTGCATGGAGATGCGCAGCAAGATTGTGTTGCCCACATGCAACCATTCAATGTGTATGAAATGCTACCGAACCTG GCGAATAAGGTCACAGTCATGCCCCTTCTGTAGGGACAGCTTGAAAAGAGTGGATTCAGGTGATCTTTGGATATATACAAGCAAAAATGAAATTGTTGATTTAGCTTCAATCTCGAGGGATAATATGAAGCGTCTTTTCATGTATATTGAGAAGCTGCCGCAGATTGTTCCAGATCCAAAGATTGTTTCTTATGATCCACAGCATCAACGTTGA
- the LOC128040415 gene encoding chlorophyll a-b binding protein CP29.2, chloroplastic-like: MATTVAATSSFTGIRLSDVYSSSGRVVARFDFGGKKAAKKPAEYLQYDLDSLDQNPVKNMASDIIGTWTEVTDIKPTPFQPYSKVFGLQRFRECELIHGRWDMLATLSALTIE, translated from the exons ATGGCTACCACCGTCGCTGCTACTTCCTCTTTTACGGGCATCCGCCTTTCTGACGTCTACTCAAGCTCTGGGAGGGTAGTGGCCCGGTTCGACTTTGGGGGTAAGAAAGCCGCCAAGAAA CCTGCTGAGTATTTGCAGTATGATTTGGATTCTTTGGATCAAAATCCGGTCAAGAACATGGCAAGTGACATCATTGGGACCTGGACTGAGGTCACCGACATAAAGCCAACTCCATTTCAGCCTTACAGCAAGGTCTTTGGCCTGCAGAGGTTCCGTGAATGTGAGCTGATCCATGGACGTTGGGACATGTTGGCTACTCTAAGTGCCCTCACTATTGAATGA
- the LOC105781013 gene encoding serine/threonine-protein phosphatase 7 long form homolog isoform X1 codes for MTTLIWIKALVIGYIEFQRNAELDPEKRMYLGGKYFDPLAMVKRLIRLDDKHISITQLQMLIETYLREDGFFHVAYLGRGCKLDSKLISVLVERWRPETHTFHLPCGECIITLEDVQLQLGFPMDGLVVTGFVQSANWGTVCYELLVVVLEMITGGWIEMAWLRNNFAELAEHSTEERRVRYARMYILQKAIRLRVGNDKDSSSRKHRNGMYIEA; via the exons ATGACAACATTGATCTGGATCAAAGCGTTGGTGATTGGATACATTGAGTTCCAAAGGAATGCAGAGCTTGACCCTGAGAAAAGGATGTACCTTGGTGGGAAGTACTTCGACCCTCTTG CAATGGTCAAGCGTCTAATCCGTCTTGATGATAAGCACATCTCCATCACtcaattgcaaatg TTGATCGAAACATACTTGAGGGAAGATGGTTTTTTCCACGTGGCCTACTTAGGCCGGGGGTGTAAGTTGGACTCAAAACTCATAAGTGTGTTGGTGGAGAGGTGGAGACcagagacgcacacattccatcttccatgcggTGAGTGTATTATCACTCTAGAGGACGTGCAGTTACAGTTGGGGTTCCCAATGGACGGATTGGTAGTCACCGGGTTTGTTCAATCTGCTAATTGGGGGACTGTCTGTTATGAACTTTTGGTTGTGGTACTAGAGATGATTACCGGAGGTTGGATTGAAATGGCCTGGTTACGAAATAATTTTGCGGAGCTGGCGGAGCATTCTACTGAAGAGAGAAGAGTACGATACGCTCGGATGTACATCCTTCAGAAGGCTATTCGATTGAGAGTCGGGAACGACAAGGATTCATCTAGCCGAAAACACAG gaatggcatgtacatagaGGCTTAG
- the LOC105781013 gene encoding protein MAIN-LIKE 2-like isoform X2, translating to MVKRLIRLDDKHISITQLQMLIETYLREDGFFHVAYLGRGCKLDSKLISVLVERWRPETHTFHLPCGECIITLEDVQLQLGFPMDGLVVTGFVQSANWGTVCYELLVVVLEMITGGWIEMAWLRNNFAELAEHSTEERRVRYARMYILQKAIRLRVGNDKDSSSRKHRNGMYIEA from the exons ATGGTCAAGCGTCTAATCCGTCTTGATGATAAGCACATCTCCATCACtcaattgcaaatg TTGATCGAAACATACTTGAGGGAAGATGGTTTTTTCCACGTGGCCTACTTAGGCCGGGGGTGTAAGTTGGACTCAAAACTCATAAGTGTGTTGGTGGAGAGGTGGAGACcagagacgcacacattccatcttccatgcggTGAGTGTATTATCACTCTAGAGGACGTGCAGTTACAGTTGGGGTTCCCAATGGACGGATTGGTAGTCACCGGGTTTGTTCAATCTGCTAATTGGGGGACTGTCTGTTATGAACTTTTGGTTGTGGTACTAGAGATGATTACCGGAGGTTGGATTGAAATGGCCTGGTTACGAAATAATTTTGCGGAGCTGGCGGAGCATTCTACTGAAGAGAGAAGAGTACGATACGCTCGGATGTACATCCTTCAGAAGGCTATTCGATTGAGAGTCGGGAACGACAAGGATTCATCTAGCCGAAAACACAG gaatggcatgtacatagaGGCTTAG